A portion of the Macrobrachium nipponense isolate FS-2020 chromosome 12, ASM1510439v2, whole genome shotgun sequence genome contains these proteins:
- the LOC135224502 gene encoding uncharacterized protein LOC135224502: protein MAGNPMGPKQEQTISTIQKDQGDSEGYETVPQEQKDFSTYPREDPRFATVCVSDGHPIESQIEGYQLSLEEESQHQSQGQNLGNSTHFNKKAPSMDGMLRPGQVSTIAIPSAVSNYPHGCISERLGRLFTTQESPRNVVRYVPPVPHQCSRSDGRFPDPEMTDSGQEQSYKDSLRQFSSSPRHKQGRLQVKQTKSRHDCDIFVSNEKSLALVSNSPGRREKCYRRCTFQDNSAAVRVVPGQKVVPVDLQSSPGPSSRPIRHGIQSQTTMLHGTQPGPSSLHHRCNVHKLKHLAEDSPVSTSESSDEGPAQAKIFHGTGSIGGSQLAKEQLVSASSRTESPAQTDPPSRTDTGSTNSDCVSFLKNSECPNFMDFMKFAAQKDASIDPLNILFIESDKRESTLRQYDSAVKKLANFLKDSDGQNMTTNRAILFFRTLFEKGLAASTITTVKSALRKIFQLGFNINLLDSYFSSIPRACARLRPIDRPQTVSWFLNDVLKLASDTDNETCSYITLLRKTLFLMALASGARISELLALSRNPDHVEFLPSGEVLLSPDRKFLAKNEDPQNRWAPWKIIPLTQDASLCPIVTLKSYLARTSEKT from the coding sequence atccaatgggacctaaacaaGAACAAACTATCTCTACCATCCAAAAAGATCAAggagatagcgaaggctacgaaacagttcctcaagaacaaaaagacTTCTCGACGTACCCAAGAGAGGATCCTAGGTTCGCTACAGTTTGCGTCAGTGACGGACATCCTATcgaaagccagattgaaggatatcaattgagtctggaggaagagagccaacatcaatctcaAGGACAAAATCTCGGTAATTCCACCCATTTTAACAAAAAGGCTCCGTCCATGGATGGAATGCTGCGACCTGGCCAAGTCAGTACCattgcaattccctccgccgtctctAACTATCCACACGGATGCATCTCTGAGCGGCTGGGGAGGCTATTCACAACACAAGAAAGTCCAAGGAACGTGGTCAGatatgttccgccagttccacatcaatgttcTAGAAGCGATGGCCGTTTTCCTGACCCTGAAATGACTGACTCCGGCCAGGAACAGTCATATAAGGATAGTCTCAGACAGTTCAGTAGTAGTCCAcggcataaacaggggaggctccaggtcaagcaaactaaatcacgtcatgattgcgatattttcgttagcaacgaaaaatcattggcacttgtcagcaactcacctggcaggagagaAAAATGTTATCGCAGAtgcactttccaggacaactccgctgcagtcagagtggtccctggacaaaaaGTTGTTCCAGTGGATTTGCAATCAAGccccggaccttcaagtagacctattcgccacggaatccaatcacaaactaccatgttacatggcacccaacctggaccctctagcttacaCCACAGATGCAATGTCCATAAATTGAAACACTTGGCAGAGGATTCACCTGTTTccaccagtgaatcttctgatgaaggtcctgcacaagctaagatctttcacgggacaggtagcattggtggctcccaactggccaaagagcaactggtttccgcttcttctagaactgaatctccGGCCCAAACAGATCCCCCGTCCAGaactgacacaggtagtacaaactcagactgtgtcagcttcctaaaaaactctgagtgccctaactttatggacttcatgaagtttgcagcccaaaaggatgctagtattgatccactaaacatcttattcatagaatcagataaaagagaatcaacgctcaggcagtatgattcagcagtgaaaaAGCTggctaattttttaaaagattcagatggtcaaaatatgactacaaatcgggcaattttgttctttagaactctatttgagaaaggcctagccgctagtaccattactacggtcaaatcggccttaaggaagatttttcagcttggctttaacaTTAACTTGTTAGATTCATACTTCTCTtcgattccaagagcatgtgcaCGCCTGAGACCAATAGACCGCCCTCAAACGGTCTcctggttcttgaatgatgtacttaaattagcctcagacactgacaATGAGACATGctcttatataacccttctcagaaagaccttattcttaatggccctggcttcaggtgccagaatatctgaactcttggctctctctagaaatccagatcatgttgaattcctcccgtcgggtgaagtattactatccccagatcggaaattcttggctaagaatgaggacccacaaaacagatgggctccatggaagattatTCCTCTGACACAGGACGCATCATTGTGTCCTATAGTTACTCTTAAATCCTATCTGGCCAGAACTTCTGAAAAAACTtaa